Proteins from a single region of Amblyomma americanum isolate KBUSLIRL-KWMA chromosome 10, ASM5285725v1, whole genome shotgun sequence:
- the LOC144108399 gene encoding sodium-dependent dopamine transporter-like yields MARQRETWSSKAQQFAALAAISMNLRSLLWCPLLVLRYGIGTFIVSYMIVTAFICYPVLHVESVVSQFTKSGNRGIFNCCPLFRGLSYSMAYFAVMANLPQYGVVSHAFIYLLRWVESSAPWTSCDQATWAADNGSCYAPSAAYTPCDTVATVLARRYSGHGVEDGYPLIYRGRVTIVPIDEFNNASANCVPGTESAVAGFYKCVRSVAH; encoded by the exons ATGGCCCGGCAGCGGGAGACGTGGTCCAGCAAAGCGCAGCAGTTCGCGGCCCTGGCTGCCATCTCCATGAACCTGCGGAGCCTCCTCTGGTGCCCGCTGTTGGTGCTGCGGTACGGGATCG GGACGTTCATCGTGAGCTACATGATCGTGACTGCGTTCATCTGCTACCCTGTGCTCCACGTGGAGTCCGTTGTCTCCCAGTTCACCAAAAGCGGGAACCGCGGCATCTTCAACTGCTGCCCGCTGTTCCGAG GACTGAGCTACTCGATGGCCTACTTTGCGGTGATGGCCAACCTGCCGCAGTACGGCGTTGTGTCGCACGCCTTCATCTACCTGCTGCGCTGGGTCGAGAGCTCAGCCCCATGGACCAGCTGCGATCAGGCTACGTGGGCGGCGGACAACGGCAGCTGTTACGCGCCCTCGGCCGCTTAC ACGCCATGCGACACGGTGGCCACGGTGCTGGCTCGGCGCTACTCCGGCCACGGTGTCGAGGACGGCTACCCGCTCATCTACCGCGGCCGTGTCACCATCGTACCCATCGACGAGTTCAACAACGCGTCGGCCAACTGCGTGCCGGGCACCGAGTCAGCCGTCGCCGGCTTCTACAAGTGCGTGCGCAGCGTCGCCCACTAG